A window of the Astyanax mexicanus isolate ESR-SI-001 chromosome 22, AstMex3_surface, whole genome shotgun sequence genome harbors these coding sequences:
- the foxn4 gene encoding forkhead box protein N4, protein MIEGAFPERMAGLMETSAQDYRLLTTDPSQLNKDELPGDLQSLSWLTSVDVPRLQQIGPGRSDFSASLQNSMLEQQTAQLNNMTVAAGGAASMIHLQSNMQHSPLGMNSMPQFSPGFPCPASVYQASSQQVLTFSQASQQCSPGGLYAGYSSQSLFPQQRIPPHSQDLQPKTFPKPIYSYSCLIAMALKNSKTGSLPVSEIYSFMKEHFPYFKTAPDGWKNSVRHNLSLNKCFEKVENKMSGSSRKGCLWALNPAKIDKMEEEMQKWKRKDLPAIRRSMANPDELDKLITDRPESCRRKPLDPGMTHIPSCPPGAALPIPAQQLQPQSVVTLSLPCLPIHQQLHLQLHGQSRLAPASPAPAQTPPLHTVPDLAHSPLPQHPPAKHQHPDLYPVHNDTHSEVDTLDPSIMDFALQGNLWDEMKDDSFNLDALGGFSNSPLRLSDCDLETMNLTPASSAAALPYSDLQVTSVYTSYSSLDGLSNQYISTQGSSKPIILH, encoded by the exons GCTGTTGACCACAGATCCGTCTCAGCTGAATAAAGATGAGCTCCCTGGTGACCTGCAGTCCCTGTCCTGGCTGACTTCAGTGGACGTCCCCCGGCTGCAGCAGATCGGCCCGGGACGATCAGACTTCAGCGCCTCGCTTCAGAACAGCATGCTGGAGCAGCAGACAG CCCAACTAAATAACATGACTGTAGCAGCAGGAGGAGCAGCTTCCATGATCCACCTGCAGAGCAACATGCAGCACAGCCCTCTGGGAATGAACAGC ATGCCTCAGTTTTCTCCTGGGTTCCCGTGTCCGGCCTCTGTATACCAGGCCTCTTCTCAGCAGGTGCTGACCTTTTCCCAGGCCAGCCAGCAG TGTTCTCCTGGAGGACTGTATGCTGGTTACAGCAGTCAGAGCCTGTTCCCCCAGCAGCGTATCCCTCCACACAGCCAAGACCTGCAGCCCAAGACCTTCCCTAAACCCATCTACTCCTACAG TTGTCTGATAGCGATGGCTCTGAAGAACAGTAAAACAGGCAGCCTCCCCGTCAGCGAGATCTACAGCTTCATGAAAGAGCACTTTCCATACTTTAAG ACAGCTCCAGACGGCTGGAAGAACTCGGTGCGGCACAACCTGTCCCTGAATAAGTGCTTTGAGAAGGTGGAGAATAAGATGAGCGGATCCTCGCGGAAGGGCTGCCTGTGGGCTCTGAACCCCGCCAAGATAGATAAGATGGAGGAGGAGATGCAGAAATGGAAACGCAAAGATCTGCCAGCTATCCGCCGCAGCATGGCTAACCCAG ATGAATTAGATAAGCTGATAACGGACCGGCCGGAGAGCTGCCGCAGGAAACCGCTGGACCCTGGAATGACCCACATACCCAGCTGCCCCCCGGGGGCGGCGCTGCCCATCCCTGCCCAGCAGCTGCAGCCGCAGTCGGTCGTTACGCTGTCTCTGCCCTGTCTGCCCATCCACCAGCAGCTCCATCTGCAGCTCCACGGCCAGTCCCGCCTCGCCCCGGCGTCCCCCGCCCCGGCCCAGACCCCCCCGCTCCACACCGTACCAGACCTCGCCCACAGCCCCCTCCCCCAGCACCCCCCCGCCAAGCACCAGCACCCGGACCTCTACCCTGTCCACAACGACACCCATTCAGAGGTCGACACCCTCGACCCCAGCATCATGGACTTCGCCCTGCAAG GAAACTTATGGGACGAGATGAAGGACGACAGCTTTAACCTGGACGCTCTGGGCGGGTTCAGTAACTCTCCTCTCCGTCTGTCCGACTGCGACCTGGAGACCATGAATCTGACGCCAGCGTCCAGCGCAGCCGCTCTCCCGTACTCAGACCTGCAGGTGACCAGCGTCTACACCTCCTACAGCTCACTGGACGGCCTCTCCAACCAGTACATCAGCACACAGGGCTCCAGCAAACCCATCATCCTGCACTAG